In Camelina sativa cultivar DH55 chromosome 16, Cs, whole genome shotgun sequence, a single window of DNA contains:
- the LOC104750754 gene encoding ras GTPase-activating protein-binding protein 1-like, whose amino-acid sequence MATEEGVHSAQMVSDSFVKQYFSFLKYHTQEACRFYVDASVVTRPKPDGTMMSFTSVEAIKDQILSSDYENTTFEISSVDSQTSFEDGIFIMVVGFLTGKDNLRRKFSQMFYLAHRNQETPTYDVLNDLFRYVDDDDSTPKSLPATEKVKPADEVKKTEKSVTAAVTKNAVAKAAAPLDNGKVKRSEEKAVTAQKPTEPVAETVAPQPEGAKKSFAAIVQSAAHNVAPFQVKAVKAPVQKPKVVEQPRAAGAPQKPASVSNSVKKSNQRIIDEPGTAIFVANLPMNAMPPQLHELFKDFGPIKENGIQVRSSRGQTNAVCFGFISFESASSVQSVLQAAKNTPFMLADRKLRVKEKEVDYDGSKQPSGKARGGSSVSKTQAQAQPQAQPQAQPQAQAQAQAENGSAAPADEGDEFTLVISRRNRRGGSGGSSESKTQNGSADGEDEFKPVRSRRNGGRNERRGGGARNGNGDSNQKHSEGRRAP is encoded by the exons ATGGCTACCGAGGAAGGTGTTCATTCAGCCCAGATGGTTTCTGATTCCTTTGTGAAAcagtacttttcttttttaaaatatcatactCAAGAAGCTTGTAGGTTTTACGTTGATGCCAGTGTTGTCACCAGACCTAAACCTGATGGTACTATGATGTCTTTTACTTCCGTTGAG GCTATCAAGGATCAGATCCTTTCCTCTGACTATGAGAATACTACATTTGAGATCTCGAGTGTCGATTCTCAGACTTCTTTTGAAGATGGGATTTTTATCATGGTTGTTGGTTTCTTGACTGGTAAAGATAACCTGAGGAGGAAGTTCTCTCAGATGTTTTATCTGGCACATCGGAACCAGGAAACGCCAACCTATGATGTCCTCAATGACCTTTTTCgttatgttgatgatgatgactccaCCCCAAAATCTCTACCTG CAACTGAGAAGGTGAAGCCAGCTGATGAGGTCAAGAAGACCGAGAAGTCTGTTACTGCTGCTGTTACAAAGAATGCTGTTGCTAAAGCTGCTGCTCCATTGGACAATGGAAAGGTCAAGCGCTCTGAAGAAAAAGCTGTTACTGCTCAAAAACCAACAGAGCCAGTTGCTGAAACAGTTGCTCCTCAGCCTGAAGGAGCCAAGAAATCGTTTGCTGCGATa GTTCAATCAGCGGCACACAACGTTGCTCCGTTTCAAGTTAAAGCTGTTAAAGCCCCGGTTCAGAAACCTAAAGTCGTGGAACAACCCCGTGCTGCTGGAGCACCTCAAAAACCTGCTTCTGTCAGTAACTCTGTAAAGAAATCCAATCAGAGGATCATTGATGAACCAG GAACTGCGATATTTGTGGCTAATCTGCCAATGAATGCAATGCCACCTCAACTCCATGAACTGTTCAAGGATTTTGGTCCTATCAAAGAAAATGGGATTCAAGTCCGAAGCTCCAGG GGCCAGACTAATGCAGTTTGCTTCGGGTTTATCTCCTTTGAGTCTGCTTCCTCTGTCCAGAGCGTGCTTCAG GCTGCCAAGAACACGCCTTTCATGCTTGCAGACCGTAAGCTTCGTGTAAAGGAAAAAGAAG TTGACTACGATGGAAGTAAACAACCTTCTGGGAAAGCCAGAGGTGGAAGCAGTGTAAGCAAGACGCAGGCTCAGGCTCAACCTCAGGCTCAACCTCAGGCTCAACCTCAGGCTCAGGCTCAGGCTCAGGCTGAGAATGGCTCTGCTGCCCCTGCAGATGAGGGAGATGAGTTCACGCTCGTCATAAGCCGTAGGAACCGTAGAGGTGGAAGTGGTGGAAGCAGTGAAAGCAAGACACAGAATGGATCTGCAGATGGCGAAGATGAGTTCAAGCCAGTCAGAAGCCGTAGGAACGGTGGAAGAAAcgaaagaagaggaggaggagcacgCAATGGAAACGGAGACAGTAACCAAAAACACAGTGAAGGAAGAAGAGCCCCTTAG
- the LOC104750755 gene encoding ninja-family protein AFP1-like produces the protein MAEANERSREMGRRSNSCVFPRDLLQRFISNSVDGEDDDEDDEEDDEVELNLGLSLGGRFGVDKSRNNKLVRSSSVVVTMPLFQEVHRQTTTTTAAAATTTTRGMGLMRTTSLPAESEEEWRKRKEMQTLRRMAAKRRRSEKLRSGGAGGGTNPEEAATAAATTSRRRGRPSSGLPRWSATANKSGLLRQRSGVLEGSLESQGGGGGSSSVSELETKASSDEARSLPSSTTQQQRQEATTKPTTNRLRRLSSVDMNMKMEPQGKGKSEMPCVFTKGDGPNGKRVDGILYRYGNGEEVRIMCVCHGDFLSPADFVKHAGGPNVEHPLRHIVVNTCSPSSNLL, from the exons atggcGGAAGCAAACGAGAGGAGTAGAGAAATGGGGAGAAGAAGTAACAGTTGTGTGTTTCCTAGAGATCTGCTTCAGAGGTTTATCTCTAACTCTGttgatggtgaagatgatgatgaagacgacgagGAGGACGACGAGGTTGAGTTGAATCTTGGTTTATCTCTTGGTGGGAGATTTGGTGTTGACAAGAGTCGTAATAACAAACTCGTGAGATCTTCCTCCGTCGTTGTGACGATGCCTCTTTTCCAGGAGGTTCATCGTCAAACCACGACGACGACGGCGGCCGCGGCGACGACTACGACGAGGGGTATGGGTTTGATGAGAACGACGTCGTTGCCGGCTGAGTCGGAGGAGGAGTGGAGGAAGAGGAAAGAGATGCAGACTTTAAGGAGAATGGCTGCTAAGAGACGGAGAAGCGAGAAGCTTCGTAGCGGCGGCGCCGGAGGAGGAACTAACCCGGAAGAAGCTGCGACCGCCGCCGCCACCACTTCGAGGCGGAGAGGTAGACCATCTTCAGGACTTCCGCGGTGGTCTGCTACGGCTAACAAAAGCGGGCTTTTACGGCAGCGTAGTGGTGTTCTTGAAGGCTCCCTTGAGTCTcaaggcggaggaggaggttCATCTAGCGTCTCCGAGTTAGAAACTaaag CTTCGAGTGATGAAGCAAGAAGCTTACCATCATcgacaacacaacaacaacgacaagaagcaacaacaaagCCAACAACGAATCGGCTGAGAAGATTGAGTTCAGTGGACATGAACATGAAGATGGAGCCACAAGGGAAAGGGAAGAGTGAGATGCCATGTGTGTTCACCAAAGGAGATGGTCCTAATGGGAAGAGAGTTGATGGGATTCTTTATAGATATGGTAATGGAGAAGAAGTGAGGATCATGTGTGTTTGCCATGGCGATTTCTTGTCTCCGGCTGATTTCGTTAAACACGCCGGTGGTCCTAATGTAGAACACCCTCTTAGGCACATTGTTGTCAACACTTGTTCTCCTTCTAGTAATCTCTTATAA
- the LOC104750756 gene encoding probable LRR receptor-like serine/threonine-protein kinase RPK1 — translation MKLLGLFFLLFNLFVFSFSRKLLVTPKSGGLHDDEAVLLLKLKSSFSDPNGVLSSWVSDSSSNHCSWYGVVCNSDLRVVSLILRGCDEVEGGGSSSSRSLHSPDLSSCSSRRLGGEISPVVGGLSEIRVLSLAFNDLRGEIPKEIWGLEKLEILDLEGNSFMGGVRVLDPLKKFGFSSFLSNVVSRRRLMSYEDEDEVGPTSVADDSSGKSGLYPIEIASIVSASVIVFVLLVLVLLFIYTKRWKRNSQIRVDEIKEIKVFVDIGIPLTYEIIVRATGYFSNSNCIGHGGFGSTYKAEVSPTNVFAVKRLSVGRFQGDQQFHAEISALEMVRHPNLVMLVGYHASETEMFLIYNYLSGGNLEDFIKERSQSALEWKVLHKIALDVARALAYLHEQCSPKVLHRDIKPSNILLDDKNNAYLSDFGLSKLLGTSESHVTTGVAGTFGYVAPEYAMTCRVSEKADVYSYGIVLLELISDKRALDPSFSSHENGFNIVSWAHMMLSQGKAKEVFTKGLWETGPPDDLVEVLHLALKCTVDSLSVRPTMKQAVRLLKRIQPNKL, via the coding sequence atgaaacttctGGGTTTGTTCTTCTTGCTGTTTAATCTGtttgtgttttcattttctCGGAAACTTCTCGTAACACCAAAGAGTGGTGGTCTTCACGACGACGAAGCTGTTCTGTTGTTGAAGCTGAAGAGTAGTTTCTCTGATCCAAATGGAGTTCTTTCTAGTTGGGTTTCCGACAGCTCATCAAACCATTGTTCTTGGTACGGTGTTGTCTGCAACTCTGATTTGAGAGTCGTCTCTTTGATTCTCAGAGGCTGTGATGAGGTGGAAGGTggtggtagtagtagtagtcgTAGTCTTCATTCCCCTGATTTGTCTTCTTGTTCAAGCAGAAGACTTGGTGGTGAGATCTCTCCTGTTGTGGGAGGTTTGtctgaaattagggttttgtctcTTGCTTTTAATGATCTGAGAGGTGAGATTCCAAAGGAGATTTGGGGGTTGGAGAAATTAGAGATTCTTGATCTTGAAGGTAACAGCTTTATGGGTGGGGTTAGGGTTCTTGATCCGttgaaaaaatttggattttcaaGTTTCTTAAGCAATGTTGTTTCTAGGAGGAGACTTATGAGTTATGAGGATGAAGACGAAGTTGGTCCAACCTCAGTTGCTGATGATTCCTCTGGTAAATCTGGATTGTATCCGATTGAGATTGCTTCGATTGTGTCAGCTTCAGTAATCGTCTTTGTGCTTCTTGTTCTTGTGCTCTTGTTCATCTACACGAAGAGATGGAAACGAAACTCTCAGATTCGTGTTGATGAGATCAAGGAGATTAAAGTGTTTGTGGACATTGGTATCCCTCTGACGTATGAGATCATTGTTAGAGCTACTGGTTACTTCAGCAACTCTAACTGTATTGGTCATGGTGGTTTTGGTTCGACTTATAAAGCAGAGGTGTCTCCAACGAATGTGTTTGCTGTTAAAAGACTCTCTGTTGGGAGGTTTCAAGGAGATCAACAGTTTCATGCTGAGATCTCGGCTCTTGAAATGGTTAGGCATCCGAATCTTGTTATGTTGGTTGGTTACCATGCGAGTGAAACTGAGATGTTTCTTATCTACAACTACTTATCTGGTGGGAACCTTGAAGACTTCATCAAAGAAAGATCACAATCAGCTCTTGAGTGGAAGGTTCTTCACAAGATTGCTCTTGATGTAGCGCGTGCTCTAGCCTATCTTCACGAGCAATGCTCTCCTAAAGTCTTGCATAGAGACATCAAACCGAGTAACATACTCTTGGACGACAAGAACAACGCCTATCTATCCGATTTCGGACTCTCGAAACTCTTGGGAACTTCGGAGTCTCATGTCACAACAGGTGTGGCTGGAACATTCGGGTATGTTGCTCCAGAATACGCAATGACATGCCGTGTCTCTGAGAAAGCAGATGTTTACAGCTACGGTATTGTCCTCTTGGAGCTGATATCAGACAAACGAGCTCTAGACCCTTCTTTCTCATCTCATGAGAACGGGTTTAACATTGTCTCCTGGGCTCATATGATGTTGAGTCAAGGCAAAGCCAAAGAAGTCTTCACCAAGGGACTATGGGAGACTGGTCCTCCAGACGATCTGGTTGAGGTTCTGCATTTGGCTCTCAAATGCACCGTTGATAGCCTCTCGGTAAGGCCAACGATGAAACAAGCTGTTAGACTGTTGAAACGAATCCAGCCTAATAAGTTGTGA